The proteins below are encoded in one region of Berryella intestinalis:
- a CDS encoding Fic family protein, whose amino-acid sequence MMRYENNGQGYLRKNLAGEAAEYTSFVPASLASVVPVELSEETVRLLSACSRKLGELEGMLRFVPNASMYLAMYVRKEALLSAQIEGTQCTFDDILDPENTELIKRNVADVVSYIKATEYAVERMQELPLCMRLLKEVHSQLLADTRGAEKSPGQVRSSQNWIGPNGCGLRDAAFIPPNVEDMNEALSDLEKFINDAADVDPVVKASLVHYQFETVHPFLDGNGRLGRLLVTLSLMNDGALSAAVFYPSYQLKLRRKEYYERLMAVREEGEYAQWVGFFCECLLSSAQDAIGSLERLVDLHAKNTSLINESLGRSVANGQRLLELLESNPIVDVSYIANKLDTARTTASNLVSDFVELGILVQRDKEKQRYRTFLYEEYLSILRQGSDPL is encoded by the coding sequence ATGATGCGCTACGAAAACAACGGACAAGGATACCTGAGGAAGAATCTTGCCGGTGAAGCGGCGGAATACACCTCTTTTGTTCCGGCGTCGCTCGCGAGCGTTGTTCCTGTTGAGTTGAGCGAGGAAACGGTAAGGTTGCTGAGCGCCTGCTCCAGAAAGCTCGGCGAGCTTGAGGGTATGCTCCGTTTCGTTCCGAACGCATCGATGTATCTTGCCATGTATGTGCGCAAGGAAGCGCTTCTCTCGGCACAGATCGAGGGAACCCAGTGCACGTTCGATGACATCCTGGATCCCGAAAATACTGAGTTGATCAAGCGCAATGTTGCCGATGTTGTTAGCTATATCAAGGCAACTGAATATGCGGTAGAGCGCATGCAGGAACTCCCGCTCTGCATGCGCCTGCTTAAAGAGGTTCATTCTCAATTACTGGCGGACACGCGCGGTGCGGAGAAGAGTCCTGGCCAAGTCAGATCGTCCCAGAATTGGATTGGTCCAAACGGTTGCGGGCTGAGGGATGCGGCGTTTATTCCGCCGAACGTAGAAGACATGAACGAGGCACTTAGCGACCTGGAGAAGTTCATTAACGATGCAGCTGATGTTGATCCCGTGGTCAAAGCGTCGCTCGTCCATTATCAGTTTGAGACCGTGCATCCATTCCTGGACGGCAACGGGCGTTTGGGGCGTTTGTTGGTAACTCTCTCCTTGATGAATGATGGCGCTCTTAGTGCCGCAGTGTTCTATCCGTCGTATCAGTTGAAGCTTCGTAGGAAGGAGTACTACGAGCGCCTCATGGCCGTAAGAGAAGAAGGCGAGTACGCGCAGTGGGTTGGCTTCTTCTGCGAATGCCTGCTGTCGAGTGCGCAAGACGCTATTGGCTCCCTCGAGAGGCTCGTTGATTTGCATGCGAAGAACACCAGCTTGATAAATGAATCCCTCGGTCGCTCCGTAGCGAATGGGCAGCGTTTGCTGGAACTTCTGGAAAGCAACCCGATTGTTGACGTTTCGTACATTGCGAACAAGCTTGACACAGCGCGCACGACGGCTAGCAACTTAGTGAGTGATTTTGTTGAGCTGGGTATACTTGTACAGCGTGATAAGGAAAAGCAACGCTATAGAACATTCCTGTACGAAGAATATCTAAGTATTCTCAGGCAAGGAAGCGATCCGCTGTAA
- a CDS encoding 5-bromo-4-chloroindolyl phosphate hydrolysis family protein, which yields MALLGGIFSGLFGTVALVASVGALAGAGDLFASSAAVLLALAGASLGVAIVGGKRLGMISRFSRYRRTIGASEAFSLTELAGSTGRTAAAVSKDLSKMIERGLFLQAHVDQSADTLFLTDAAYNTFRNDREEQAKEEYRERLRQQASNGRSQERPLTDAEREKLREGREFLEQIRARIPDLGSEEAKKKAEAISLVADNIFNRAEQDPDVIEGLDQMVGYYLPLTIKLLDAYADLVSQPIQSESIGVSRHEIEGTLETLVGAFAKLHDSLFRDMTWDVSTDISVLNAMLAQDGLAEDPFERKAGRNHE from the coding sequence ATGGCTCTCCTCGGCGGGATTTTCTCCGGCCTGTTCGGGACCGTCGCGCTGGTTGCGTCCGTAGGTGCGCTGGCGGGTGCGGGCGACCTGTTCGCTTCGAGTGCTGCGGTTTTGCTGGCGCTTGCGGGCGCAAGCCTGGGAGTCGCCATCGTAGGGGGCAAGCGCCTGGGGATGATCAGCCGATTCTCTCGATACCGCCGGACCATCGGCGCATCCGAGGCGTTTTCTCTGACCGAGCTGGCAGGCAGCACGGGCCGCACGGCCGCGGCGGTTTCCAAGGACCTTTCGAAGATGATCGAAAGGGGTCTGTTTCTGCAGGCTCACGTCGACCAAAGTGCGGACACGCTGTTCCTTACGGATGCTGCTTACAACACGTTCCGAAATGACCGGGAGGAACAAGCAAAAGAAGAGTACCGCGAGCGCCTTCGTCAGCAGGCCTCAAACGGACGCTCGCAGGAGCGACCCCTCACCGATGCCGAGCGTGAAAAGCTGCGTGAGGGTCGTGAGTTTCTGGAACAGATCCGGGCGCGCATTCCCGACCTGGGATCCGAAGAAGCCAAGAAGAAAGCCGAGGCTATCAGCCTGGTTGCGGACAACATCTTCAACCGAGCCGAACAGGATCCGGACGTCATCGAGGGCCTGGATCAGATGGTGGGGTACTATCTGCCGCTGACCATCAAGCTGCTGGACGCGTACGCCGATCTGGTTTCGCAGCCCATCCAAAGCGAGAGCATCGGCGTGTCCCGACACGAGATAGAGGGCACACTGGAAACGCTGGTTGGCGCGTTCGCGAAGCTTCACGATTCCCTGTTCCGTGATATGACCTGGGACGTTTCCACCGATATATCGGTGTTGAACGCAATGTTGGCGCAAGACGGCTTGGCCGAAGATCCATTCGAGAGGAAAGCGGGACGCAACCATGAGTGA
- a CDS encoding toxic anion resistance protein, giving the protein MSDEIKLTFDTADTGESENKAAAIVREMSQADVLAPDAAASVSKFEDEGASSLSPEMLAQVDAFSKQIDLHSTNAILQYGSGAQKKMADFSETALSSVRTQNLGEVGDLLAGVVTDLRSFDAEDEKGIRGFFKRGANKIESLRARYDDVQGNVDKTVKELQTHQIKLMKDSAMLDKLYQLNLEYYKELTMYIMAGKKRLEEVRTGELAGLVAKAQASGKTEDAQAAQDLDVKCTRLEKKISDLQLTRTITMQTAPQIRMVQDGEAVMIEKIQTTIVNTIPLWKSQMILALGIENSAQAVKAQNAVTDMTNNLLRKNADMLHQSSVDIARETERGIVDIETLKHTNEQLIKTFDEVLQVQQEGREKRQQAEVEMQRIEDELKEKLLKASSK; this is encoded by the coding sequence ATGAGTGACGAAATCAAGCTTACGTTCGACACGGCCGATACCGGCGAGAGCGAGAACAAGGCGGCTGCCATAGTTCGCGAGATGAGCCAGGCCGATGTGCTTGCGCCTGATGCCGCCGCCTCTGTGAGCAAGTTCGAGGACGAGGGCGCCAGCTCGCTTTCCCCCGAGATGTTGGCGCAGGTAGATGCGTTTTCGAAGCAGATAGACCTGCATAGCACGAACGCCATCCTGCAGTACGGTTCGGGCGCGCAGAAGAAGATGGCGGACTTCTCGGAGACCGCATTGAGCAGCGTGCGTACGCAGAACCTGGGCGAGGTCGGAGATCTGCTGGCCGGCGTCGTCACCGATCTGCGCAGTTTCGACGCGGAGGACGAGAAGGGCATCCGCGGCTTCTTCAAACGGGGCGCCAACAAGATCGAGAGCCTGCGCGCGAGGTACGACGACGTCCAGGGCAACGTGGACAAGACCGTGAAAGAGCTCCAAACGCACCAGATCAAGCTGATGAAAGACTCGGCCATGCTGGACAAGCTGTACCAGCTGAACCTGGAATACTACAAGGAACTGACCATGTACATCATGGCGGGCAAGAAGCGTCTGGAGGAAGTGCGTACAGGCGAGCTTGCCGGCCTGGTAGCGAAGGCCCAGGCGTCGGGCAAGACCGAAGACGCGCAAGCGGCGCAGGACCTTGACGTGAAGTGCACGCGCCTGGAGAAGAAGATCTCCGACCTGCAGCTAACGCGGACCATCACGATGCAGACCGCGCCGCAGATTCGAATGGTGCAGGACGGCGAAGCGGTGATGATCGAAAAGATCCAGACCACCATCGTGAACACCATCCCGCTGTGGAAGAGCCAGATGATCCTGGCCCTGGGCATCGAGAACTCCGCGCAGGCCGTGAAGGCGCAGAACGCCGTAACGGATATGACGAACAACCTGTTGCGCAAGAACGCCGACATGCTGCATCAGTCGTCCGTGGACATCGCGCGCGAGACGGAGCGCGGCATCGTGGACATCGAGACGCTGAAGCACACGAACGAGCAGCTGATCAAGACGTTCGACGAGGTTCTGCAGGTGCAGCAGGAAGGCCGCGAGAAGCGTCAGCAGGCCGAGGTGGAGATGCAGCGCATCGAAGACGAGCTGAAGGAGAAGCTGCTGAAGGCCAGCAGCAAGTAG
- a CDS encoding Rrf2 family transcriptional regulator, producing MQITSRLTMAAHMVCAIDYFSDSRPVTSTFLAGSLGTSPVMVRTIMSMLKKAGIIVSSKGKSGIEVARPLSDITFLDLWKAVDRSEADSLFHFHENPHPQCPVGGNIHAAIEGPLARAQQALEDQLQAVTLADIEAEIRRRAGDSGAERS from the coding sequence GTGCAGATAACCAGCAGGCTCACCATGGCGGCGCACATGGTTTGCGCCATCGACTACTTCAGCGACTCGCGCCCTGTCACAAGCACTTTCCTGGCGGGAAGCCTCGGCACGAGCCCTGTGATGGTGCGCACGATCATGAGCATGCTGAAGAAGGCGGGCATCATCGTTTCGAGCAAGGGAAAGTCCGGTATCGAAGTGGCGCGGCCGCTGAGCGATATCACGTTTCTGGATCTCTGGAAGGCGGTCGACCGAAGCGAGGCCGACTCGCTTTTCCACTTCCACGAGAACCCCCACCCCCAATGCCCGGTGGGGGGAAACATCCACGCAGCGATCGAAGGGCCCCTCGCACGCGCGCAGCAAGCCCTCGAAGACCAGCTCCAAGCCGTCACCCTCGCAGACATAGAGGCCGAGATCCGCAGGCGGGCAGGCGACAGCGGGGCGGAACGGAGCTGA
- a CDS encoding ABC transporter ATP-binding protein, whose protein sequence is MSASADIAIEYRHVSKSYGEKRVLHDFNLRVARGEFLTIVGSSGCGKTTALKMVNRLVEPSSGDVLVGGTNVRDIDAIALRRNIGYAIQGSVLFPHMTVGENISYVPDLLNGRDRKRTDEAVGKWMDIVGLPGEMRERYPAELSGGQQQRVGIARALAASPDILLMDEPFGAVDEITREQLQEEIARIHKECGITVLFVTHDIGEALRLGTKVLVMDAGAIQQHAAPQEILARPATEFVSRLVSRKRRTCDLDDGQLRSCTHSGAAQAEAAVAAKKEDLCR, encoded by the coding sequence ATGAGCGCATCGGCTGATATCGCAATCGAATACCGGCACGTCAGCAAGTCATACGGCGAGAAACGCGTCCTACACGACTTCAACCTGCGCGTCGCGCGCGGCGAGTTCCTAACCATCGTCGGGTCTTCGGGATGCGGCAAAACCACGGCCCTCAAAATGGTGAACCGCCTGGTCGAACCCTCCTCTGGCGATGTGTTGGTGGGCGGGACGAACGTGCGCGACATCGACGCCATCGCACTGCGCCGCAATATCGGCTACGCGATCCAGGGAAGCGTCCTCTTCCCCCATATGACGGTCGGGGAGAACATCTCATATGTGCCCGACCTGTTGAACGGACGCGACCGCAAGCGCACCGACGAGGCGGTCGGCAAATGGATGGACATCGTGGGATTGCCCGGGGAGATGCGCGAGCGCTATCCGGCAGAGCTTTCGGGCGGCCAGCAGCAGCGCGTGGGAATCGCCCGCGCCCTTGCCGCCTCTCCCGACATCCTTCTCATGGACGAACCCTTCGGCGCTGTGGACGAGATAACCCGCGAGCAGCTTCAAGAGGAGATCGCGCGCATCCACAAGGAGTGCGGCATCACGGTCCTGTTCGTCACGCACGATATCGGCGAAGCGCTGCGCCTTGGGACCAAGGTCCTGGTGATGGACGCGGGAGCGATCCAGCAGCATGCCGCGCCGCAAGAAATCCTGGCGCGCCCGGCGACGGAGTTCGTCTCCCGTCTGGTTTCCCGCAAGCGGCGCACCTGCGACTTGGACGATGGGCAACTGCGCTCCTGCACGCACAGCGGAGCGGCGCAGGCGGAGGCGGCGGTTGCGGCAAAGAAGGAGGATCTGTGCAGATAA
- a CDS encoding glycine betaine ABC transporter substrate-binding protein, with the protein MLADTWNLFATRGDFFSGLLVEHIAISLASIAIAIVVGGVAGILISECQRTAKPTLAAVNFLYTIPSISMLGFLIPLSGVGNATAIIALTIYALLPMVRATHTGITNIDPALIEAAKGMGGTRLQTLVRIKVPLALPVVMSGIRNMAVMTIALAGIASFIGAGGLGVAIYRGITTNNAAMTVAGSLLIAGLALVVDLILGFAEKRMQMRSRAAKKTNRRLAAGALAICGIAAACILLPGIFTAPPATIHIATKPMTEQYIMGNMLERLIEQDTDLDVDVTQGVGGGTSNIEPALESGSFDLYPEYTGTGWAAVLKNGGTYSEDQFSELRAGYEKKGLSWVGMYGFGNTYGIAVRSDVAEKYDLKTYSDLAKVAGDLRLGAEADFFEREDGYEALCQAYGMRFGGTIQLDIGLKYDALERGSADALVVFTTDGKLSTADAVTLEDDLRFFPSYECGNVVRNQVLDEHPELRGVLEKLDGIITEQDMAQMNYEVEEMGRSPEDVAEEFLRGKELLQ; encoded by the coding sequence ATGCTCGCCGACACCTGGAATCTTTTCGCCACGCGCGGGGATTTCTTCTCCGGACTGCTGGTCGAACATATCGCGATCTCCCTGGCATCGATTGCGATCGCCATCGTCGTGGGCGGAGTCGCCGGCATCCTGATAAGCGAATGCCAGCGCACGGCGAAGCCCACCCTCGCCGCCGTGAACTTCCTCTACACGATTCCCTCGATCAGCATGCTGGGCTTCCTGATCCCGCTCAGCGGAGTGGGTAATGCCACTGCGATCATCGCCCTCACGATCTATGCCCTGCTGCCCATGGTGAGAGCCACCCACACCGGTATAACCAACATCGACCCCGCCTTGATCGAGGCGGCGAAGGGCATGGGCGGAACGCGTTTGCAGACCCTCGTTCGGATAAAGGTTCCCCTGGCCCTTCCCGTCGTCATGAGCGGCATACGGAACATGGCGGTCATGACGATAGCGCTGGCGGGCATCGCGTCTTTCATCGGCGCGGGCGGACTGGGCGTGGCGATATACCGCGGCATCACCACCAACAACGCCGCTATGACGGTGGCGGGAAGCCTCCTTATCGCCGGCCTCGCGCTGGTAGTCGACCTCATCCTCGGATTCGCCGAAAAGCGCATGCAGATGCGCAGCCGCGCCGCGAAGAAGACCAACCGCCGACTTGCCGCGGGCGCGCTCGCTATCTGCGGAATCGCTGCGGCATGCATCCTTTTGCCCGGGATCTTCACCGCGCCGCCCGCGACTATCCACATCGCAACCAAGCCCATGACCGAGCAGTACATCATGGGAAACATGCTCGAACGCCTCATCGAGCAGGACACGGACCTCGACGTCGATGTGACCCAGGGCGTAGGCGGGGGCACTTCCAACATCGAGCCCGCGCTGGAGTCGGGCAGCTTCGATTTGTACCCCGAATACACCGGCACCGGTTGGGCCGCGGTGCTGAAGAACGGCGGCACCTATTCTGAAGACCAGTTCTCAGAGCTTCGGGCCGGTTACGAAAAGAAGGGTCTGAGCTGGGTGGGCATGTACGGCTTCGGCAACACCTACGGCATAGCCGTGAGAAGCGACGTTGCCGAGAAGTACGACCTGAAAACTTACTCCGACCTCGCGAAAGTCGCAGGCGATCTGCGCCTGGGCGCCGAGGCCGACTTCTTCGAGCGCGAAGACGGCTACGAAGCCCTGTGCCAAGCCTACGGCATGCGATTCGGCGGCACCATACAGCTCGATATCGGGCTAAAATACGATGCGCTCGAACGGGGCAGCGCCGATGCGCTCGTGGTATTCACCACAGACGGCAAGCTGAGCACGGCAGATGCCGTGACGCTTGAAGACGACCTCCGTTTCTTCCCCTCGTACGAGTGCGGAAACGTGGTGCGCAACCAGGTTCTGGACGAGCACCCCGAGCTGCGCGGTGTATTGGAAAAACTTGACGGTATCATCACCGAGCAGGACATGGCGCAGATGAACTACGAAGTTGAGGAAATGGGCAGAAGCCCGGAGGACGTGGCGGAGGAGTTCCTACGCGGAAAGGAGCTGTTGCAATGA
- a CDS encoding 4Fe-4S binding protein, giving the protein MTDAQHCLDLLREIKDVSFATVDEKGLPQIRIIDVMLVDEGSLYFCTSRGKDFHAQLLRNPHVAIVGMTRDWKMVRLAGVAKKIEDDPHGWIDRIFDENPSMNDVYPKDSRYVLDPFRIDSGCAELFDLGVSPIFRQTFSLGGAPAHVQGFTITESCISCGKCARNCPQQCIVPSKPFEIQQEHCLHCGLCYENCPVSAIKRRS; this is encoded by the coding sequence ATGACGGATGCACAGCACTGCCTTGATTTGCTGCGAGAGATCAAGGACGTTTCATTTGCCACAGTAGACGAGAAGGGCCTCCCGCAGATCCGCATCATCGACGTGATGCTCGTGGACGAGGGGTCGCTTTACTTCTGCACCTCGCGAGGCAAGGACTTCCACGCCCAGCTGTTGCGCAACCCGCATGTGGCCATCGTGGGAATGACCAGGGATTGGAAAATGGTTCGACTGGCCGGCGTCGCCAAGAAGATCGAAGACGATCCGCATGGCTGGATAGACCGTATCTTCGACGAGAACCCCTCCATGAACGACGTGTATCCGAAAGACTCCCGCTACGTGCTCGACCCCTTCCGCATCGACAGCGGGTGCGCGGAGCTTTTCGACCTCGGCGTCTCCCCCATCTTCCGCCAGACCTTCTCGCTCGGAGGCGCACCCGCGCACGTACAGGGATTCACCATCACCGAATCCTGCATCTCCTGCGGAAAATGCGCGCGCAACTGCCCGCAGCAATGCATCGTGCCCAGCAAGCCGTTCGAGATCCAACAGGAGCACTGCCTGCACTGCGGCCTGTGCTACGAGAACTGCCCGGTATCCGCCATCAAACGGAGGAGTTAG
- a CDS encoding CRISPR-associated helicase/endonuclease Cas3: MSSYVSHVSEDGSRREPIEVHLREVADMAAEFARPFEAEAWAYAAGIAHDIGKYSTEFQNRILHNGPKVDHSTAGAFELSKNPMAWPLSYCVAGHHGGLPDSGVREDDGVTLFGRLRKAEEGDIPSYSSFAESVEIPVVTGLPSVLSSHKQSAGQEKGARDLKFSAAFFTRMLFSCLVDADFLCTERFMKGAGRSELSAKSIPELCDMLENRLESFYPPKTDLNKIRCGILDDCLRAATGRAGVYSLTVPTGGGKTLAAMRFALQHSLRSNGETRRVIIAEPYTSIIEQNADVYRDIFGKENVLEHHMNFDFDEKEELDSCSDADLVSRLKLATENWDVPIVVTTNVQLFESLHSNKTSRCRKLHNIAGSVIVLDEAQMIPAPFLAPCVKVLAELVKYYHCSVVLCSATQPALERFFEEEGLSVSEIATSAKGLFDAMRRVTYRTIGAINDHDLAERLSECEQVLCIVNSRKQARSLYERMANEVDGNQDDRGIYHLSTLMYPDHRRRVIEKIRMRVKSSGGSCEACRVVSTSLVEAGVDLDFPVVYRALAGIDSIVQAGGRCNREGKRGLDDSKVYVFCPAEAYAIPPEVKQRASIAQGFLAEASEYVGLVKDGDAEFDFGLPETIRSFFDRLYFFKRANGSGGVNGLDREGILELLCRYTASKKGVFIQFAEVARKFQLIDQGSCPVIIPVPEIMDELRALKEGCISRIPLRKLTRFSVSVYDHDVKALLGAGAIEAVSEGVYVLADKKRYREDTGLDLEVQGGEGICW, from the coding sequence ATGTCTTCGTATGTATCTCATGTTAGCGAGGACGGTTCAAGGCGCGAGCCCATCGAAGTCCATCTAAGAGAAGTGGCGGACATGGCTGCGGAGTTCGCACGTCCGTTTGAGGCTGAAGCTTGGGCTTATGCAGCTGGAATAGCTCATGATATCGGGAAGTACTCTACTGAATTCCAGAATCGCATCTTGCATAACGGGCCAAAGGTCGATCACTCCACAGCTGGCGCGTTCGAGCTTTCGAAAAACCCAATGGCATGGCCTCTGTCTTACTGTGTTGCGGGGCATCATGGTGGGCTCCCCGATAGCGGCGTGCGCGAAGACGATGGCGTTACGTTATTCGGTCGCTTAAGGAAAGCCGAGGAAGGCGACATCCCCTCGTATTCCTCCTTTGCCGAGAGTGTTGAGATCCCGGTCGTTACCGGCCTTCCTTCGGTTTTGTCGAGTCACAAGCAATCTGCCGGCCAGGAAAAAGGGGCAAGGGATCTGAAATTTTCGGCGGCATTCTTCACGCGAATGCTATTTAGCTGCCTGGTCGATGCGGATTTTCTCTGCACGGAGCGCTTCATGAAAGGAGCTGGTCGTTCTGAGCTTTCAGCTAAAAGTATTCCCGAGCTATGCGATATGCTCGAAAACCGACTTGAAAGCTTTTATCCTCCCAAAACGGATCTGAACAAAATCCGCTGTGGAATCCTTGATGATTGCCTGCGCGCCGCGACTGGGCGCGCTGGCGTGTATTCGCTTACCGTGCCGACGGGCGGAGGCAAAACGCTTGCAGCTATGCGTTTCGCCCTACAGCATTCACTCCGGTCGAATGGGGAAACAAGGCGTGTAATCATTGCTGAGCCCTACACCTCGATTATCGAACAGAACGCGGATGTGTACAGGGATATTTTCGGGAAAGAGAATGTTCTCGAGCATCATATGAATTTCGATTTCGATGAGAAGGAGGAGTTGGATTCTTGTAGCGATGCCGATCTCGTTTCCCGATTGAAGCTTGCAACCGAGAATTGGGATGTTCCCATTGTAGTGACGACTAACGTCCAGTTGTTCGAGTCGCTGCATTCAAACAAAACCTCGCGTTGCAGGAAGCTTCACAACATAGCGGGAAGCGTCATTGTCCTGGATGAGGCGCAGATGATCCCCGCCCCGTTCTTGGCTCCATGCGTAAAAGTCCTCGCCGAGCTGGTTAAGTATTATCACTGTAGCGTGGTTCTCTGCTCAGCTACGCAGCCAGCTCTCGAGCGCTTCTTCGAGGAGGAGGGGCTTTCGGTTTCCGAGATAGCAACGAGCGCGAAGGGGCTGTTCGATGCGATGCGTCGTGTAACGTATCGAACCATTGGCGCCATCAACGATCACGATTTAGCCGAGCGCCTTTCTGAATGCGAACAGGTGCTCTGCATCGTTAATAGCCGAAAGCAGGCACGATCCCTTTATGAGCGCATGGCGAATGAGGTCGATGGAAACCAGGATGATCGGGGGATTTATCATCTTTCGACTCTCATGTACCCAGACCACCGCCGCCGTGTCATCGAAAAAATCCGCATGCGTGTGAAATCTTCAGGAGGCTCGTGCGAGGCCTGCCGCGTGGTTTCTACCAGCTTGGTCGAGGCTGGTGTCGACCTGGATTTCCCTGTTGTATATAGGGCCTTGGCTGGAATCGACTCTATTGTTCAGGCTGGTGGTCGTTGCAATCGCGAGGGAAAGAGGGGCTTGGATGATAGCAAGGTCTACGTATTCTGCCCGGCAGAAGCGTACGCCATTCCTCCAGAAGTGAAGCAACGGGCGTCTATCGCGCAGGGTTTTCTAGCCGAAGCTTCGGAATATGTTGGGTTAGTCAAGGATGGAGATGCTGAATTCGATTTCGGCCTTCCCGAGACGATACGAAGCTTTTTCGATCGTCTGTACTTCTTTAAGAGAGCAAATGGAAGCGGGGGCGTAAACGGCCTGGATCGAGAGGGAATACTTGAGCTGCTTTGTCGCTATACGGCTTCAAAGAAGGGGGTGTTCATTCAGTTCGCGGAGGTTGCACGGAAGTTCCAGCTCATAGACCAGGGGTCGTGCCCGGTCATTATACCCGTCCCTGAAATCATGGACGAACTGAGAGCTTTGAAAGAGGGTTGCATATCTCGCATTCCCCTGCGCAAGCTCACCAGATTCTCTGTGAGCGTGTACGACCATGACGTCAAAGCACTGCTGGGGGCTGGTGCCATCGAAGCTGTGTCAGAAGGGGTTTACGTGCTTGCAGATAAGAAGCGCTATCGCGAGGATACTGGTCTTGACCTGGAGGTGCAGGGAGGTGAGGGGATTTGCTGGTGA
- the cas5c gene encoding type I-C CRISPR-associated protein Cas5c, with amino-acid sequence MAFGVKVEVWGSNALIARPELSVERMTYDVLTPSAARGILESVYWHPGMRYVIDRIHVLNEIKRTSVRRNEISSKAQASAMRSALINGGAAPYVNAKSDIVQRASVVLVDVRYIIEAHFEMTDAAGSCDNPGKFCDILRRRLRKGQCYSQPYLGTREFACHCRLLEDEDIPTGFYARDGERDLGLMLFDMDYSDPSDIVPMFFRAVMKNGVIDVAGSEVYR; translated from the coding sequence GTGGCTTTTGGAGTTAAGGTCGAGGTCTGGGGTTCGAACGCCTTGATTGCGAGGCCGGAGCTGTCGGTCGAGCGAATGACTTACGACGTCCTCACCCCGAGCGCAGCTCGGGGTATCCTCGAGTCGGTGTACTGGCATCCAGGGATGCGCTATGTCATCGACCGCATTCACGTACTGAACGAGATCAAGCGGACGAGCGTTCGTCGTAACGAGATATCTTCGAAGGCTCAGGCTTCGGCGATGAGGTCGGCGTTAATCAACGGGGGCGCCGCTCCCTACGTTAACGCCAAATCGGATATAGTTCAACGTGCATCGGTGGTGCTTGTCGATGTGCGCTACATCATCGAAGCCCACTTCGAGATGACGGATGCCGCGGGATCGTGCGATAACCCCGGGAAGTTTTGTGATATATTGCGTCGCCGCCTGCGAAAAGGGCAGTGTTATTCGCAACCTTATCTGGGGACGCGAGAATTTGCCTGTCATTGCAGGTTGCTCGAAGACGAGGATATTCCAACGGGGTTTTATGCTCGTGATGGCGAGCGAGACCTTGGATTGATGCTGTTCGATATGGATTACAGCGATCCGAGCGACATCGTTCCGATGTTTTTCCGTGCGGTGATGAAAAACGGAGTCATCGACGTTGCGGGAAGCGAGGTGTATCGCTGA